The Acetomicrobium flavidum genome window below encodes:
- the glmU gene encoding bifunctional UDP-N-acetylglucosamine diphosphorylase/glucosamine-1-phosphate N-acetyltransferase GlmU, with product MKSAWGALVLAAGKGTRMKSSTAKVLQPILQEPMVFYPLKALSECGPIPIGVVVGYGKEGVCAYLKDKWPQVTTMEQRLQRGTGDAVKISSSFWQDFDNLLILPGDVPLITADTIKRLMDLHLERRSSLTFISFSASNPAGYGRVIRSDGKIRIVEERDASTEELSVREVNSGIYAFSTSALIRYIDELSCENSQGEYYLTDLIEIFQQKNLKVDVVLVNDEDEFLGVNDPLQLAKATALLKNSLVRRHMEEGVKCADPESTWIGPQVTFEGEAFLAPYVQIYGNTSIGERSSIGSFSILRDCKLENDVCIHPHVIIENSIIKGNAIVGPFAYLRDETELGQNSFAGKFVEIKKSKVGSGSKVPHLSYIGDATIGEGTNIGAGTITCNYDGKRKHPTKIGNRCFVGSDTMLVAPVELEDDVTTGAGSVITENVPSGALALARARQRNILGWKKNKEDIKDKNDGGRSE from the coding sequence ATGAAATCAGCATGGGGGGCATTGGTACTGGCTGCCGGCAAAGGCACCAGGATGAAAAGTTCCACAGCAAAGGTATTGCAACCCATCTTACAAGAACCGATGGTCTTTTATCCCTTAAAGGCCTTAAGTGAATGCGGTCCCATTCCGATAGGAGTTGTCGTAGGTTATGGCAAAGAAGGTGTTTGTGCCTATTTGAAGGACAAATGGCCTCAAGTGACAACCATGGAGCAGAGACTGCAACGAGGAACTGGCGATGCCGTAAAGATAAGCTCCTCATTCTGGCAGGATTTCGATAATCTGCTCATCCTTCCGGGAGACGTTCCCCTCATCACCGCTGATACTATTAAGCGTTTGATGGATCTTCACCTCGAGAGACGTTCATCTTTGACCTTCATCAGTTTCAGCGCTTCCAATCCGGCCGGTTACGGCAGGGTGATCAGGTCAGACGGTAAAATACGCATCGTGGAAGAAAGAGATGCATCTACGGAGGAGCTGTCAGTAAGGGAGGTCAACAGCGGGATTTATGCCTTTTCGACGTCCGCCTTGATAAGATATATAGACGAGCTTAGCTGCGAAAATTCCCAGGGAGAGTATTACCTAACCGATCTCATCGAGATCTTTCAACAGAAAAACCTGAAAGTAGATGTCGTGTTGGTCAACGATGAGGACGAGTTTTTAGGAGTTAATGACCCCTTACAATTGGCTAAAGCGACCGCTTTGCTAAAAAACTCACTGGTGAGAAGGCACATGGAAGAGGGGGTAAAGTGCGCAGACCCCGAGTCGACCTGGATAGGACCGCAGGTGACCTTCGAGGGGGAGGCTTTTTTGGCCCCTTACGTTCAAATATATGGCAATACCAGCATCGGCGAACGCTCCAGCATCGGCAGCTTTTCAATATTGAGGGATTGCAAGCTCGAAAACGATGTATGCATACATCCTCATGTCATCATCGAAAATTCGATCATTAAAGGCAATGCCATCGTCGGGCCATTTGCTTATCTGCGAGACGAAACAGAGCTGGGCCAAAATTCATTTGCCGGGAAATTTGTCGAAATCAAGAAATCTAAAGTAGGGAGCGGAAGCAAGGTTCCTCACCTTTCATACATAGGGGATGCGACCATTGGGGAGGGTACCAATATAGGCGCAGGGACCATTACGTGCAACTATGACGGAAAAAGAAAACATCCGACTAAAATAGGTAACCGTTGTTTCGTAGGAAGCGATACAATGCTGGTGGCACCTGTTGAGCTTGAAGATGATGTTACAACTGGGGCAGGTTCAGTCATCACGGAAAATGTCCCCAGTGGGGCGTTGGCTTTGGCTCGAGCGCGACAGCGAAATATCCTGGGTTGGAAGAAAAATAAGGAAGACATAAAAGATAAAAACGATGGGGGTCGGTCTGAATGA
- a CDS encoding Fur family transcriptional regulator, whose translation MWNVDEVLEKLKAKGYKLTSQRRAIIERLCGRKDHPTAEQLYNELKKDYPTISFATIYSTVQLLAELGYLQILTIDDKKSHFDPTPDMHAHFLCQGCGKLEDIEIIPEEAEKLKSLCAHKARIIEVFIYGLCPECDKG comes from the coding sequence ATGTGGAATGTCGATGAGGTGCTAGAAAAACTTAAAGCAAAGGGATATAAGCTGACGAGCCAGCGGAGAGCTATAATAGAAAGGCTTTGCGGGCGAAAGGACCATCCAACTGCCGAGCAACTATATAACGAGCTCAAAAAGGATTACCCTACCATATCATTTGCCACTATATACAGCACGGTACAGCTGCTTGCGGAGTTGGGCTATTTGCAGATACTCACCATAGATGACAAGAAATCTCACTTCGATCCAACGCCCGATATGCATGCCCATTTCTTATGTCAAGGTTGTGGAAAACTGGAAGACATAGAAATCATTCCGGAAGAAGCTGAAAAACTAAAGAGCCTTTGTGCGCACAAAGCACGAATTATAGAGGTCTTCATCTATGGATTATGTCCTGAATGTGATAAAGGATAA
- a CDS encoding alanine racemase: protein MGGNPKLKVRLDKIRENASRVVNLCKGAGIEAGGVTKGMCGNVSVARAMLEGGCAFLGDSRLKNIATLKREGLQTTFMLLRLPMASEMTDVVSYVDVSLISMPETIKLLDDACMALGLNHDVIVMVDVGDLREGIWPVSAEIEEMARALKASRKVRCIGVGTNVGCFGGVLPSSANLGHLLEVGHELERRLGYELRVYSGGGTSSLALVEDNTMPSGINQLRIGEAILLGSDITGKRLISYLHQDTLMLVAEVIEVRRKPSVPIGTIGADAFGNVPQFNDRGMRLRAILAIGRQDVRPEGITPLDRGVYVLGASSDHLIVDVEEMDHKLTVGDTLEFEVNYGAMLAAATSPYVEVVMEER, encoded by the coding sequence ATGGGTGGGAATCCCAAGTTAAAGGTACGTTTGGACAAAATACGAGAAAATGCCTCCAGAGTTGTCAACTTGTGCAAGGGCGCGGGCATAGAGGCGGGCGGCGTGACCAAGGGAATGTGCGGTAACGTCAGCGTGGCGAGGGCAATGCTTGAGGGCGGATGTGCCTTTCTGGGAGACAGTCGCTTGAAGAATATAGCGACCCTCAAGAGGGAAGGCCTTCAAACAACCTTCATGCTGCTCAGGCTTCCAATGGCAAGCGAGATGACCGATGTCGTCTCTTACGTCGATGTCAGTTTAATATCGATGCCCGAGACGATAAAGCTGCTTGACGATGCCTGCATGGCCTTAGGCCTAAACCACGATGTAATTGTGATGGTGGACGTTGGCGATCTGCGTGAGGGCATATGGCCTGTCTCGGCCGAGATAGAGGAAATGGCAAGGGCACTAAAGGCATCAAGGAAAGTTCGATGCATCGGAGTCGGGACCAATGTGGGGTGTTTCGGAGGCGTGCTTCCCTCTAGCGCAAATCTTGGCCATCTCCTGGAGGTTGGACATGAGCTTGAAAGGAGACTGGGATATGAGTTAAGGGTTTACTCGGGCGGGGGGACATCGTCTCTTGCATTAGTGGAGGATAATACCATGCCCTCCGGGATCAACCAATTGAGGATCGGGGAGGCCATATTGCTCGGCAGCGATATTACCGGTAAAAGGCTCATTTCCTATTTGCATCAAGATACCTTGATGCTTGTGGCCGAGGTGATCGAAGTGAGGCGAAAGCCTAGCGTTCCTATAGGCACCATAGGTGCAGATGCCTTCGGCAACGTTCCCCAATTTAATGACAGAGGCATGAGGCTTAGGGCTATTTTGGCCATTGGTAGACAAGACGTAAGGCCTGAGGGCATAACTCCCTTAGATAGGGGCGTTTATGTGCTCGGAGCATCCAGTGATCATCTCATAGTTGATGTAGAAGAGATGGATCATAAGCTTACCGTAGGCGATACATTGGAATTTGAGGTCAATTACGGGGCGATGCTTGCCGCTGCTACATCACCTTATGTGGAAGTGGTGATGGAGGAACGATGA
- a CDS encoding deoxyribonuclease IV: MPMSLIGAHVSIRGGLPRAIERGASLSCEAIQIFTKNQLQWKSPHLKLEQSMEFYRKWRDSNIKEVVAHASYLINLASEGELRSKSILAAIDEVMRCRELGIKYLVLHPGSHGGAGVKGGLARVVDALQEVLLRTEDAKTKLLLETTAGEGFSLGGDLSHFEFLFSSLDEHPRLGLCLDTCHLFASGYELASRESYERLISTVDKYVGIGRVGCWHLNDSRYERGSKKDRHAHIGDGHIGIDAFAHIVTDERWRQTPCVLETPKDGRGDEGNLALLRKLRGY, translated from the coding sequence ATGCCAATGTCATTGATAGGAGCGCATGTCTCGATTCGCGGAGGCCTTCCTCGAGCCATAGAAAGGGGAGCTAGCCTTTCCTGCGAGGCGATACAGATATTCACAAAAAATCAGCTACAATGGAAATCGCCACACCTTAAGCTCGAGCAGAGCATGGAGTTTTACAGGAAGTGGCGAGATAGCAACATAAAAGAGGTAGTTGCCCACGCCTCATACCTGATCAATTTGGCCTCAGAGGGCGAGCTGAGGTCAAAGAGCATATTGGCCGCAATCGACGAGGTCATGAGATGTCGCGAATTGGGAATCAAATATCTGGTACTGCATCCGGGTTCTCACGGAGGCGCAGGGGTGAAGGGTGGTTTAGCCCGTGTCGTCGATGCCTTGCAGGAAGTATTGCTAAGGACCGAAGATGCTAAGACAAAGTTGTTACTTGAGACCACGGCCGGAGAGGGGTTTTCTTTGGGCGGAGACCTGTCTCATTTTGAATTTTTGTTTAGCTCCTTGGATGAGCACCCTAGATTGGGACTTTGTTTGGACACCTGCCATCTCTTTGCCAGCGGTTATGAGCTTGCATCGAGGGAAAGTTACGAGCGCCTGATCTCAACGGTCGATAAATATGTAGGCATCGGCAGGGTGGGATGCTGGCATCTCAACGACAGTCGCTATGAGAGGGGCAGCAAAAAAGACAGACATGCACACATTGGAGATGGCCATATCGGCATAGACGCCTTTGCCCATATAGTTACAGACGAACGTTGGAGACAAACGCCTTGCGTTTTGGAGACGCCCAAAGATGGCCGCGGAGATGAAGGCAACCTGGCCCTACTAAGAAAGCTTAGAGGTTACTGA
- the galU gene encoding UTP--glucose-1-phosphate uridylyltransferase GalU — MSDVRKCLFPVAGLGTRFLPVTKEIPKEMLPLIDKPVIQYGVEEAVASGCGQIIFITGRGKRALEDYFDRSYELEQLLKERNKEDLYQLILSISSLADFAYVRQPEPLGLGHAILCAEAFCNEPFGVILTDDVMISSKPVLRQLIEVREKLGGSVIALERVPHEETERYGIVDACLYSDNIYKINDLIEKPKREKAPSDLAIMGRYVLSPAVFAHIRNIERGEGGEYQLTDALKSLLKEEPLWGVVYEGERLDCGTKMGWFKSTIKMGLQDPELRKVVLEILNEEEVSENG, encoded by the coding sequence ATGTCTGATGTACGTAAATGTCTTTTTCCTGTGGCTGGCTTGGGGACGCGCTTTTTGCCCGTGACCAAGGAAATACCCAAGGAGATGCTGCCGTTGATAGACAAGCCCGTGATTCAGTATGGGGTTGAGGAGGCCGTGGCTTCCGGGTGCGGTCAAATAATATTTATCACGGGAAGAGGGAAAAGGGCCCTGGAAGACTATTTCGACAGGTCGTACGAGCTTGAGCAGCTCTTGAAGGAGCGCAACAAGGAAGACCTTTATCAATTGATCTTGTCGATAAGTTCATTGGCAGATTTTGCATATGTCAGACAGCCGGAACCTTTGGGCTTAGGACATGCCATACTCTGCGCTGAAGCATTCTGCAATGAGCCCTTTGGGGTGATACTTACAGACGACGTGATGATCTCTTCTAAGCCTGTGCTAAGACAGCTGATAGAGGTTCGCGAGAAGTTGGGCGGCTCGGTGATTGCCCTTGAAAGAGTGCCCCACGAGGAAACGGAGCGGTACGGCATAGTCGATGCCTGCTTGTATTCTGATAATATATACAAGATCAATGACCTGATAGAAAAACCGAAGAGGGAGAAGGCGCCGAGCGACTTGGCCATAATGGGCAGATATGTGCTCTCCCCTGCGGTGTTTGCCCATATCCGAAACATAGAGAGGGGAGAGGGGGGCGAGTATCAGCTTACGGATGCCCTTAAAAGCTTGCTGAAGGAAGAACCTTTATGGGGCGTGGTATACGAAGGCGAACGCCTCGACTGTGGGACCAAGATGGGATGGTTCAAGTCAACCATAAAAATGGGGCTTCAGGATCCCGAATTAAGAAAAGTGGTGCTGGAAATATTGAACGAAGAAGAAGTCAGCGAGAACGGCTAG
- the glmM gene encoding phosphoglucosamine mutase, which produces MDKKIRCLFGTDGVRDVANKGVMIPEMVLRLARAYALFLAERGVPRPKIAIGTDTRLSCQMLQCALEAGFMSAGADVMLLGVMPTAGVSFAVRHYNATGGAVISASHNPAEYNGIKFFDRNGVKLSDDDEASIEEYLGDSMLDEWRPTGASIGRARDAFGAMEVYVKHMLSKAVALSLSEYKIVIDCANGAMIEPARLVFSALNPKDMVFLGDEPNGININEGVGVMCIDTARDAVIRECADFAVAFDGDGDRVLFVDRKGRLIDGDVIIWVLAKWLKKRGKLGGGVVITMMSNMALEEHLKEEGITVYRCPVGDRYVYETMQRSDSMLGGEQSGHIIVKEHVQTGDGLCTSLMFLQACKELNLDIGELVDEFSPYPQMLKNVKVSNKEKALSHPDFLRSLRECEDIIKGKGRIFVRPSGTEPMVRILLEAKGVDLKSIVEKLASDIQKIDEELKNKVV; this is translated from the coding sequence ATGGACAAAAAGATTCGCTGTTTGTTCGGAACGGATGGAGTTAGGGATGTGGCAAATAAGGGTGTCATGATTCCGGAAATGGTTTTGCGTTTGGCTAGGGCTTATGCCCTATTTTTGGCAGAAAGGGGGGTGCCCAGGCCAAAGATCGCCATAGGGACGGATACTAGATTGTCTTGCCAAATGTTGCAATGTGCCCTTGAAGCTGGCTTTATGTCGGCCGGAGCTGACGTCATGTTACTGGGAGTCATGCCTACGGCGGGAGTAAGCTTTGCCGTAAGGCATTACAATGCAACTGGCGGAGCGGTTATAAGCGCCTCCCATAATCCTGCCGAGTATAACGGCATAAAGTTTTTCGATCGCAATGGGGTTAAGCTGAGCGACGACGACGAGGCCTCAATTGAGGAATATTTAGGCGATTCCATGCTCGATGAATGGAGACCTACGGGAGCTTCCATCGGACGCGCCCGGGATGCCTTTGGTGCGATGGAGGTTTACGTGAAGCATATGCTATCCAAAGCCGTCGCCCTTTCTTTATCCGAATATAAAATAGTGATTGATTGCGCTAATGGCGCTATGATCGAGCCGGCTCGCCTGGTTTTTTCGGCTCTTAATCCCAAGGATATGGTCTTTTTGGGGGATGAACCGAATGGCATCAACATAAATGAAGGTGTAGGCGTCATGTGCATCGATACGGCAAGGGATGCGGTTATAAGGGAGTGTGCCGATTTTGCCGTGGCATTCGATGGGGATGGCGACAGGGTCTTATTTGTGGATCGCAAGGGCCGCCTCATCGACGGAGACGTCATAATTTGGGTGTTGGCCAAATGGCTAAAGAAAAGGGGAAAGCTTGGGGGCGGTGTCGTAATAACCATGATGAGCAACATGGCCCTGGAAGAGCACCTGAAGGAAGAAGGCATAACAGTGTATCGTTGTCCCGTGGGAGATCGATATGTTTACGAGACGATGCAAAGGAGCGATTCTATGCTCGGCGGAGAGCAGTCGGGCCATATAATCGTAAAGGAGCACGTTCAGACGGGTGATGGCCTGTGCACCTCGCTTATGTTCCTTCAGGCTTGCAAGGAGCTCAACTTAGATATCGGAGAACTGGTAGATGAATTTTCTCCCTATCCTCAAATGTTGAAGAACGTGAAGGTCTCAAACAAAGAAAAGGCCCTCTCTCACCCCGACTTTTTAAGGTCATTGAGGGAGTGTGAGGACATAATCAAGGGGAAGGGACGCATCTTCGTAAGGCCTTCAGGCACTGAGCCTATGGTGAGGATATTGCTTGAGGCCAAAGGCGTCGATCTGAAATCTATAGTCGAAAAGCTCGCATCGGATATTCAAAAAATAGACGAAGAACTGAAGAATAAGGTCGTGTAG
- a CDS encoding 50S ribosomal protein L25 has product MAVESINIRLETREETGKNKAKRLRKKGYLPAVFYGPGYKESVPVMVRIDDIIPHLHSSHWKTLVLNVTFPDGKEEMAMIRDYQRDPLTRQILHLDFYQILRGHKVMVAVPLVLTNKEDCIGVKKGGVLIQSLHEIEMEVLPSEIPDEIYIDVEGLDIGQGIRVSDIKLPESATISVDPEETIAQVVESSAMEAEVAAAEEEAPAEVEVIGKRGASEKEEEEE; this is encoded by the coding sequence ATGGCGGTTGAAAGCATCAATATCAGGTTAGAGACGAGAGAGGAAACTGGCAAAAACAAGGCCAAAAGACTTAGAAAAAAGGGGTATTTGCCAGCCGTCTTCTACGGGCCAGGGTATAAAGAATCTGTTCCTGTCATGGTGCGCATCGACGACATAATACCCCATCTCCATTCTTCGCACTGGAAAACATTGGTATTAAACGTCACCTTTCCGGACGGCAAAGAAGAGATGGCGATGATTAGGGACTATCAGAGGGATCCCTTGACCAGGCAGATCCTTCACCTCGATTTCTATCAGATTCTGAGGGGCCATAAGGTCATGGTGGCAGTGCCCCTGGTCTTAACGAACAAAGAGGATTGTATAGGCGTCAAAAAGGGTGGCGTTTTGATTCAATCCTTGCATGAGATAGAGATGGAAGTGCTTCCGAGCGAAATACCAGATGAGATCTATATCGATGTTGAGGGTCTTGATATAGGCCAGGGCATTCGCGTTTCGGACATTAAGCTGCCCGAGAGCGCCACGATATCCGTGGATCCAGAAGAGACCATAGCTCAGGTTGTGGAATCCAGCGCTATGGAGGCTGAAGTGGCCGCTGCTGAGGAGGAGGCTCCTGCGGAGGTGGAAGTAATAGGCAAGAGAGGCGCTTCGGAGAAGGAAGAGGAGGAGGAGTAG
- a CDS encoding NUDIX hydrolase, translating into MKDSHITCDWQQMDEYISKFFGKGVRVHSLLRSAVTVPLLSISGRPAVLLVEKKKDLPVHGGQVAFPGGKKEPHDASPVDTALREFTEETGLPSDALHVVGVMEPELTYTTGYVIVPVVGIIERADLLKRIKVDNNEISRVVLFFLDGADGQGLKFNLETLASDLGFSLLYPEFELESGLKVWGATGRILFRVLANSKQFFQGARECQCH; encoded by the coding sequence TTGAAAGATTCCCACATCACTTGCGACTGGCAGCAGATGGATGAATATATTTCAAAGTTTTTTGGAAAGGGCGTTCGTGTACATTCTTTACTGCGAAGCGCTGTGACCGTCCCGTTGCTGAGCATTTCGGGCAGACCTGCCGTGTTGCTCGTGGAAAAGAAAAAGGACCTCCCTGTACACGGAGGGCAAGTTGCATTTCCCGGAGGCAAAAAGGAACCTCATGACGCAAGCCCGGTAGATACCGCATTGCGAGAATTTACCGAGGAGACGGGGTTGCCTTCCGATGCATTGCATGTCGTTGGCGTCATGGAGCCAGAGTTGACATACACCACTGGATATGTAATCGTACCTGTAGTTGGCATCATTGAAAGGGCTGACTTATTAAAACGCATCAAGGTAGATAATAACGAGATAAGCAGGGTGGTCTTATTCTTCCTCGATGGGGCTGACGGACAGGGCCTTAAGTTTAATCTTGAGACACTCGCATCCGACCTCGGCTTTTCGCTGCTTTATCCTGAATTTGAGCTGGAAAGCGGTCTCAAGGTATGGGGAGCGACAGGCCGCATCCTGTTTAGGGTGCTAGCCAATAGCAAGCAATTTTTCCAGGGAGCACGAGAATGCCAATGTCATTGA
- the cdaA gene encoding diadenylate cyclase CdaA, with the protein MIRFLSIRDILDILIIAFLIYRILLLLMDTRAMQLVKGLLLIGLVSVLARALHFEVLSWMLGKFLGVLFIAIPIVFQPELRRMLEEIGKGSLWRQTVSKEKAQSLADEVLRALMYLQSQRIGALLVLQRSTGLKDIWQSAVKLNAEISQEAIVSIFWPGNPLHDGAAILDRERIIAASCFLPLSDNPDISRWLGTRHRAALGITEVSDAISLVVSEERGEVSFAIRGHLSRGLKEAQLRQLLLHYFLSENEPASLLERIRRTLTSFRSGGVDDDEANR; encoded by the coding sequence ATGATCAGATTTCTTTCAATAAGGGATATCTTAGACATACTGATCATAGCCTTTTTGATCTACAGGATTTTATTGTTGTTAATGGACACCAGGGCCATGCAGCTGGTCAAGGGGTTATTGCTCATTGGCCTGGTGAGCGTGCTGGCGCGTGCGCTTCACTTCGAGGTCTTATCCTGGATGTTGGGTAAGTTCTTAGGTGTATTGTTCATAGCGATACCCATCGTATTTCAGCCGGAGCTACGACGCATGCTCGAGGAGATAGGCAAGGGGAGCCTCTGGCGGCAGACGGTTTCAAAGGAAAAGGCTCAGTCGCTGGCAGACGAGGTCTTAAGGGCTTTGATGTACCTTCAGTCGCAGAGGATAGGAGCTTTGTTGGTTCTGCAAAGGAGCACGGGGCTCAAGGATATATGGCAATCGGCGGTTAAGCTAAATGCCGAGATCTCTCAGGAGGCGATTGTCTCCATATTTTGGCCGGGTAACCCCCTTCACGATGGGGCGGCCATTCTCGACAGGGAGCGCATAATAGCTGCATCGTGCTTTTTACCGCTTAGCGACAACCCCGATATCTCGAGATGGTTGGGCACCAGACACAGGGCAGCTCTCGGCATAACAGAGGTTTCAGATGCCATATCCCTGGTCGTATCGGAGGAGAGGGGAGAGGTTTCCTTTGCCATTCGCGGGCACTTGTCTAGAGGCCTTAAAGAGGCTCAGTTACGTCAGCTTCTATTGCACTATTTCCTCTCCGAAAACGAACCGGCTTCGTTGCTTGAGAGAATTAGAAGGACGCTTACCTCGTTTCGCTCTGGGGGTGTAGACGATGATGAAGCGAATCGATGA
- a CDS encoding ribose-phosphate diphosphokinase: MILKDRELKIFAGQSHPQFAERVCESLHIPLAASKIYRFSDGEIGISIEESVRGADVYVIQSTCYPANENLMELLIFLDALRRASAYQINVVIPYFGYARQDRKTRAREPITAKLIANLLEKAGADRVVSADLHAGQIQGFFDIPVDHLTAIPLLASYFQEKLKDEIEAGNLVVVSPDIGGVVRARKFAEPMHTELAIVDKRRSYDITNHCEVMEIIGRVRGKTAILVDDMVDTAGTLVKAAEALLERGVKKVYAAATHAVLSGPAIERLKNSPIEELAFTDTIPLPKEKTLDKITVLSIAPLFAEAINRIHSNDSVSILFR, translated from the coding sequence ATGATTCTTAAGGATAGAGAATTGAAGATCTTTGCTGGGCAATCCCATCCACAGTTTGCAGAGAGGGTCTGCGAAAGCCTGCACATACCTTTGGCGGCATCGAAGATCTATAGATTTTCGGATGGGGAGATTGGCATATCGATTGAAGAAAGCGTTCGGGGTGCCGATGTATACGTGATTCAATCGACTTGCTATCCGGCCAACGAAAACCTTATGGAACTGCTAATATTCCTGGATGCCCTAAGGAGAGCTTCAGCCTATCAAATTAACGTGGTGATACCTTATTTTGGATATGCCAGGCAAGACAGAAAGACTCGCGCTAGGGAGCCAATAACAGCTAAGTTGATAGCCAACTTGTTGGAAAAGGCCGGAGCAGACAGGGTGGTGTCCGCAGATCTGCATGCAGGACAGATTCAGGGCTTCTTTGACATTCCCGTGGACCACCTTACGGCCATACCTCTGCTTGCCTCTTACTTCCAGGAAAAATTAAAAGACGAGATTGAAGCAGGAAATTTGGTGGTTGTATCTCCCGATATAGGTGGTGTGGTGCGAGCCAGAAAATTTGCCGAGCCAATGCATACCGAACTGGCCATCGTGGATAAAAGGAGATCTTATGACATCACAAATCACTGCGAGGTGATGGAGATAATAGGACGCGTCAGGGGAAAAACGGCCATATTGGTCGATGACATGGTGGATACAGCGGGTACCCTTGTGAAGGCTGCCGAGGCTTTGCTGGAAAGAGGGGTTAAAAAGGTTTACGCAGCCGCCACGCACGCTGTTTTGTCAGGGCCTGCCATAGAAAGATTAAAGAATTCCCCTATAGAGGAATTGGCATTTACCGATACCATCCCGTTGCCCAAAGAGAAGACATTGGATAAAATCACCGTGTTATCCATAGCTCCTCTTTTTGCGGAGGCTATCAATAGGATTCACTCGAACGATTCGGTGAGCATATTGTTCAGATGA
- a CDS encoding CdaR family protein: MMKRIDELFSSRTFLKIFSLVLAFLLWFYVTGGSDTDVVRTYRLSLQLRNVPSGVTVQRAPREVEVQISANRFLASNVIPEKDIVCYVDLQGLEPGRHTVPVKVSLSAGLKLVSMNPSMIDLRLERTVEKSISVMPKLPQMPDGYVVKSVAVSPSQVVIRGTESDVAKVSGAVVTPTLADLLSREPKSFDVKLEPQWHDWSDVTVIPDKVNLEAEVEVVKIKKEVPIEVPIEGKPNSDYLVSSIIITPSTIMLEGPKSVLDGIKAITTKPLNIEGITEDVEGQLSLALPEGVALLGEGAVTVRVTLKQKVATLKYESLDIEVRGRSIYKQWEISPNKVDVVVEGPPSLIASLEGKEPVVVAYVDITNIVSKKLSIPVNIETKVSGIKVTSLNPERVSFTVTD; this comes from the coding sequence ATGATGAAGCGAATCGATGAACTGTTCTCCTCCAGAACGTTTTTGAAGATCTTTTCGCTGGTGTTGGCTTTCCTGTTGTGGTTTTATGTGACCGGCGGCAGCGATACCGATGTGGTCAGGACATATAGGTTGTCCTTGCAACTTCGAAATGTTCCAAGCGGGGTGACGGTGCAGCGAGCCCCCAGGGAGGTAGAAGTCCAAATATCGGCTAACAGGTTTTTGGCTTCCAACGTGATCCCCGAAAAGGACATTGTCTGTTACGTGGATCTCCAAGGCTTAGAACCTGGACGTCACACCGTTCCGGTAAAGGTATCGCTATCGGCAGGATTGAAGTTGGTCTCCATGAATCCATCCATGATCGACCTGAGGCTTGAAAGGACGGTCGAGAAATCGATATCGGTCATGCCTAAGCTGCCACAAATGCCGGACGGTTACGTGGTAAAAAGCGTGGCCGTATCTCCTTCGCAGGTCGTAATACGAGGAACGGAAAGCGATGTGGCAAAGGTATCGGGAGCCGTTGTAACTCCGACGCTTGCCGACCTGCTTTCCCGTGAGCCCAAAAGCTTCGATGTAAAGCTTGAACCGCAGTGGCATGACTGGTCCGATGTCACCGTCATTCCGGATAAGGTAAATTTGGAGGCCGAGGTCGAGGTAGTCAAGATAAAAAAAGAGGTCCCCATCGAGGTTCCCATTGAGGGCAAGCCTAATTCCGATTATCTGGTTTCATCAATAATAATTACGCCGAGTACCATCATGCTTGAGGGACCGAAGTCGGTCTTGGATGGAATCAAGGCGATCACGACGAAACCATTGAACATAGAAGGAATAACCGAGGACGTTGAAGGGCAGCTTTCGCTAGCGCTTCCCGAGGGAGTGGCATTGCTGGGAGAAGGCGCAGTAACGGTGAGGGTCACTTTGAAGCAGAAGGTTGCTACGCTCAAATATGAAAGTTTAGACATAGAAGTTCGTGGCAGGAGCATCTATAAGCAATGGGAAATATCTCCCAACAAGGTGGACGTTGTCGTAGAAGGACCCCCATCGCTCATTGCATCGCTTGAGGGAAAGGAACCTGTAGTGGTGGCTTATGTTGATATTACGAACATCGTCTCCAAGAAGTTGTCCATTCCCGTCAACATAGAGACAAAGGTCAGCGGGATTAAGGTGACGTCTTTGAATCCGGAAAGAGTTAGCTTTACAGTTACGGACTGA